Below is a genomic region from Paenibacillus rhizovicinus.
TTTGGACGCTGCGAAGCGGGCGGCCCATTTCTTCGTCTCCCGCCTGCCGGAGGACAAAGTGCCGTACTGGGACTTCCTGCTGCCGGACGTGAACGGCATGCCGCGCGATTCGTCGTCGGCTGCGATTGCGGCCTCGGGGATTCTCGAAATCGCGGGTTTTGCCGAAGGTCCGGATGCAGCCTACTACCGTTCGGCGGCAGCGGCGATCCTTCGCTCGCTGGATGAGAATTACGGAGCGTGGGAGGAGAAGGAGCAAGGACTGCTGCTTCACGCGACAGGCTTTTACTCCAGGAACGCTTACGTGGACGTGCCGATCATCTACGGTGATTATTACTTTGCCGAGGCGCTGTTGAAGCTGAAGGGACAGGTAGAGTTGTTCTGGTAATTTACCGGAAGGATGGGCGGAGGGTTAGAGAGTCCGCTCGCATGGGTTTGACTGCAGGCTGCCGAGAGATCGGCGGTCTGTTGGCGTTGCTGTGAGGTTGAGTGGGGGACGGGGAGGGGGACGTTCGGCAGCGAGCGGATAGTGGCGGTCCGTTAGGTTTGGCAGGTATAATATAGCAAAGCCGGCTGTTGAAATCCGGACCCGAAGGAGTGGAAGCGGCATGAACCGCATGAACCACATGAACCACATGAACCACATGAACCACATGAACCACATGAACCACATGAACCACATGAACCACATGAACCAACATCAGGATTTGTTCCAAGGCGAATGGCTTCGCTTCGCAGCGGTGCAGCCGGACGACGCGGCGGAGCTGTCGCGGTTTACCGAAAGTTACGATTATATGCGCAACGTGGACACCGATTTCGCGGTGCCGCAGACGGCGGCGTTCTTCGAGCAGGCCGAGAACGGCAAGAATACGATCGAATTCATGCTCCGGACGCTTGAGGACGACCGGCTCGTCGGTTTCGCCGCGCTCCATGGCATCGAGTGGAACAACCGCTCTTCGCGGATGGCCGTCGGCATCGGCAGCGCGGAGGACCGCGGCAAAGGATACGGAAAGGACGCCGTCGCCATGCTGCTGCGCTATGCGTTTTATGAACTGAACCTGGAACGGATCAGCCTTGAGGTGATCGCTTACAATCAGGCGGCGATTCGCGTCTACGAGAAGGCGGGCTTCGTGGAAGAGGGAAGACTGCGCGAGGCCGTCCTGCGCGGGGGACGCCGCTACGACCTGATCGCGATGGGGCTGCTTGTCCGGGAATGGACGGCGCTACATGGGGATGCCGCAGACGGCGAGGCTTGACTGAAGCGGGTATCGGTACCTGCTGCCGCCGTGCTCGGCTACCCTCTTCCATTCATCGCTTAATCCATCGTCATCGTCTAACCCCGTCTAAACCATCCCCTCTACTCGCAATGTTGCTAGATCACACCACTCATACCGCCTGGCCGATGTACCCTTGGAACGAAAAAAAGGCCTATCTCGGCTCCGGCGACCGCAACGGGGCAGCCTGGAGCCAAGATAAGCGCTAAATTCGGTTTTGGAACTGCTTATTGCGCCAGCTCGCCTAACCGGGCGAAGATGGCAAGCGCCGGATCGATAGGCACGTCGGCCCGTTTGACGTCGGCGGGGATGTGGATCGTCGGCGTCGGGCGCGGCCGGCGATTGCCGAACTGCGGCAGCCATTCGCTTTCGGCATCGAGCATCTCCGTCACCATCTCGCGGATTTCTTTCAGCGTGAGCACGGAAGAAGTCAACGGATCGAGGGCGATCGCCTGCACGACCGTTTCCGGATCGCCGGATTTGGCAGCCATGACAGCCAGCCGCTGGACGTTGATGTTCGTTTGGTTCAGCGCCGCGCATTGCGCCGGCAGCTCGCCGACGATCGTCCGGTGGATGCCGGTCCGATCCGCGTAGACGAGGCCTTCCGCGCAGCAGTCGTCCGGCAGGTTCTTGATCATGCCGTTGTTGCGCAGGTTGCCGCTGAACTTGAACGGCTTGCCGGTTTCCAGCGCCTCGATGATGTAGGCGCAATATTCGATGCTGCGCGGCGGCAGATCGGCCGATTCATCCGTCAGCAGATCGGATTCCGTGTACTTGCCCGCGACGTAGACGCACCAGTTGTAATAGGCGCCCGTTGCGCCGCCGAATGCAGGCTCGTCGCAGTAGAGGTCGAGCGCCTTCTTCGACTGCCGGAACCACGGCACGTACTCGGACAGATGGCCCGTCGACTCCGTCATGAAATAGCCGAAGTGCCGGAACACTTCGCCGCGCACCTTCTCGTTCACGTAGAATTCCGGCTGCTCGAACTTCTCGCGCAGCAGCGGATATAGATCCTGGCCTTCGCGCTCGATTTTGAGAAACCAGCCCATATGATTGATGCCGCCGGTTATATAATCGATCTCCTGCTTCGGCACGCCCGTATAGCCGGAAATGAGGTCGAGCGTCGTCTGCACGCCGTGGCACAGGCCGACATACTGGATGTTCGTCTCGCCGAGCGCCCAGCAGATCATGGCCATCGGGTTGACGTAGTTGAGCAGGATCGCTTTCGGGCAGAGCTCCTCCATGTCGCGCGCGACGTCCAGAATAACCGGAATGCTGCGCAAGGCACGGAAGACGCCGCCTGGTCCCAAGGTGTCGCCGATGCATTGGTCGACGCCGTATTTGAGCGGGATTTGGTAGTCCATTTCGAAGGCGGTCAGGCCGCCG
It encodes:
- a CDS encoding GNAT family N-acetyltransferase; the encoded protein is MNQHQDLFQGEWLRFAAVQPDDAAELSRFTESYDYMRNVDTDFAVPQTAAFFEQAENGKNTIEFMLRTLEDDRLVGFAALHGIEWNNRSSRMAVGIGSAEDRGKGYGKDAVAMLLRYAFYELNLERISLEVIAYNQAAIRVYEKAGFVEEGRLREAVLRGGRRYDLIAMGLLVREWTALHGDAADGEA
- the melA gene encoding alpha-galactosidase, with amino-acid sequence MRRVAIIGAGSVVFCKTLILDIMATEALEETEFVLMAPSTTKTTHVKGYIDRVIAQNNLKATVSITTDRREALQGANYVICSFQIGGLTAFEMDYQIPLKYGVDQCIGDTLGPGGVFRALRSIPVILDVARDMEELCPKAILLNYVNPMAMICWALGETNIQYVGLCHGVQTTLDLISGYTGVPKQEIDYITGGINHMGWFLKIEREGQDLYPLLREKFEQPEFYVNEKVRGEVFRHFGYFMTESTGHLSEYVPWFRQSKKALDLYCDEPAFGGATGAYYNWCVYVAGKYTESDLLTDESADLPPRSIEYCAYIIEALETGKPFKFSGNLRNNGMIKNLPDDCCAEGLVYADRTGIHRTIVGELPAQCAALNQTNINVQRLAVMAAKSGDPETVVQAIALDPLTSSVLTLKEIREMVTEMLDAESEWLPQFGNRRPRPTPTIHIPADVKRADVPIDPALAIFARLGELAQ